One region of Pseudanabaena sp. FACHB-2040 genomic DNA includes:
- a CDS encoding TIGR03032 family protein: MIQAAPVPALSLNTSRQFTSWLAEQSSGLVFTTYQAGKVFFVGLQPNGNLSVNERTFERCMGLAAAGNSLYMSSLYQLWRFENALEPGQTYQDYDALYVPQISYVTGDLDVHDIVAQPIEDSSGRTRHSPLFVNTLFSCLATTSETDSFTPVWQPPFISKLAAEDRCHLNGLALKDGQPKYVTAVSQSDMAEGWRDQRTDGGCVVDVETNEVIATGLSMPHSPRWYQNRLWVLNSGRGEFGYVDLDTGRFEPIAFCPGYLRGCAFVGQFAIAGVSKPRDNQTFSGLPLDDLLLQKATEPRCGLLVIDLRSGDIVHSLRIDGVVEELYDVQILPGIRRPMAIGIRNDEIRRFIRVGS, encoded by the coding sequence ATGATTCAAGCAGCTCCGGTACCAGCACTCAGTCTCAATACCTCGCGGCAGTTCACCTCCTGGCTCGCTGAACAATCCTCCGGGTTAGTCTTCACCACCTACCAAGCAGGCAAGGTCTTCTTCGTAGGACTGCAGCCAAACGGTAATCTGTCGGTCAATGAGCGCACCTTCGAGCGCTGCATGGGCCTGGCCGCTGCTGGCAATTCCCTCTATATGAGCTCGCTTTACCAGCTGTGGCGATTCGAGAACGCACTTGAACCTGGACAGACTTACCAGGACTACGACGCTCTCTACGTGCCGCAGATAAGCTACGTCACCGGCGATCTCGATGTTCACGACATCGTTGCCCAACCCATAGAAGACAGTTCAGGCAGGACCCGACACTCCCCCCTCTTCGTTAACACCCTGTTTAGCTGCCTTGCGACTACAAGCGAAACCGATAGTTTTACGCCCGTTTGGCAACCGCCCTTCATCTCGAAGCTAGCGGCGGAAGACCGCTGCCACCTCAATGGCCTTGCCCTCAAAGATGGCCAGCCGAAGTATGTGACGGCCGTTAGTCAATCCGACATGGCTGAAGGGTGGCGAGACCAGCGCACCGATGGTGGCTGTGTTGTTGATGTTGAAACGAATGAGGTGATTGCCACTGGGCTATCAATGCCCCATTCCCCTCGGTGGTACCAGAATCGCCTGTGGGTGCTCAACTCTGGCCGTGGTGAGTTTGGCTATGTAGATCTAGACACTGGGCGCTTTGAGCCTATTGCTTTTTGCCCTGGTTACCTCAGAGGCTGTGCTTTTGTCGGCCAGTTTGCGATCGCAGGCGTTTCCAAACCACGAGACAACCAAACCTTTTCCGGGCTTCCCTTAGACGACCTGCTGCTGCAAAAGGCGACAGAACCTCGTTGTGGGCTGCTGGTCATCGACCTGCGCAGTGGAGACATTGTCCACAGCCTTCGTATTGATGGAGTTGTTGAAGAGCTTTACGACGTGCAGATTCTGCCTGGAATCAGGAGACCGATGGCGATTGGCATTCGTAATGATGAAATTCGGCGCTTTATCCGCGTTGGCAGCTAG
- a CDS encoding WD40 repeat domain-containing protein: protein MLVSSAEDIEREAIQIESQAVTHAAELEQRGIALLGLEEYRFRELETLIQALELGFQFRDLVSQSDSRTDTLTMAGYPFYSPMLALRKAVNSVSVKNVYDGSFQSFTPDGQGLVTHHSRTANAQLWSLQGELLASFEGGFSGYDLFTPEGQRIVTYSSNVEKSWLWSLQGEELASFEGQVRRFTPDGQGLVSVSLDDRKSWLWSLQGEELASFEGIFHGLTPDGQGLVTFSYRGSRSRLWSLQGEERASFDGLLSAFTPDEQGLVTTSYDDRESWLWSLQGRKRASFEGEFQSFTPDGRGLLTSSEDRRTRLWSFRGEELAVLEGDFRGFTPDEQGLVTFSIRDGRSRLWSLQGEELVILEGYFRDFTPDGQGLITYFYNDGRSQLWSLQGEGQAILEGEFRSFTPDEQGLVTFSSDGRSRLWSLQGEELAIFEGNFLGFTPDQQGLVTYSDYKTRLWSLQGVDRGRFDGLFRGFMPDGQGLVTSRLGQSSTFWVSWKTNYYPVDGNLAGFTPDGQGLVTFSSRDGKSHLWSLQGEDRASFEGEFLDFTPDGQELVTFSSRDGRSRLWNFQGEERVSFEGVFLGFAPDGQNLVTFSSRGGRSRLWSLQGEEQGSFEGEFLGFTPDGQGLVTFFARDEKSRLWSLQGEEQGSFEGEFLDFTPDGQELATYSYSDGRIRLWSLQGEEQGSFEGEFLGFALDGQGLVTVSNSDGKVRLWSLQGEERASFEGEFLGFAPDEQGLVIYSEIDGKSRLWSLQGEERASFEGEFRGFSADGNILLTDSDDGLARLWSLSGDLLAEYPGQLYAPSERYASSRIDSSGKYLLVSFDDNTHQVWPIDGGLDDLLHRGCDWLQDYLATRPDEAIAKSCQQLNR, encoded by the coding sequence TTGCTGGTCAGCTCAGCAGAAGATATTGAGAGGGAAGCCATCCAGATAGAATCGCAAGCCGTTACCCACGCGGCTGAGCTAGAGCAAAGGGGCATTGCCCTACTAGGACTAGAAGAGTATCGCTTTCGTGAGCTTGAAACATTGATTCAGGCTCTGGAGCTAGGCTTCCAGTTTAGGGACTTGGTAAGCCAGAGTGACAGCCGGACCGATACGCTGACAATGGCTGGCTACCCCTTCTACAGCCCAATGTTGGCACTGAGAAAAGCAGTCAACAGTGTGTCGGTTAAAAACGTATATGACGGCTCTTTCCAAAGCTTCACGCCTGATGGGCAGGGATTAGTGACTCACCACTCTAGGACCGCGAATGCTCAGCTGTGGAGCTTGCAGGGCGAGTTACTAGCCAGCTTTGAGGGCGGTTTCAGTGGCTACGACCTCTTCACGCCGGAAGGGCAGAGGATAGTGACCTACAGTTCCAATGTCGAAAAAAGTTGGCTGTGGAGTCTACAGGGAGAGGAGCTAGCCAGCTTTGAGGGCCAGGTCCGACGCTTCACGCCAGATGGTCAGGGGTTGGTAAGTGTTTCTCTGGATGACAGGAAGAGTTGGCTATGGAGTTTGCAGGGGGAAGAGCTAGCCAGCTTTGAGGGCATTTTTCACGGCTTGACGCCAGATGGGCAGGGGTTGGTGACTTTCTCCTACAGGGGCAGTAGAAGTCGGTTGTGGAGTTTACAAGGAGAGGAACGAGCTAGCTTTGACGGCCTTCTCTCGGCTTTTACGCCGGATGAGCAGGGGTTAGTGACTACCTCTTATGACGACAGGGAAAGTTGGCTGTGGAGTTTGCAGGGAAGGAAACGAGCCAGCTTTGAGGGCGAGTTCCAAAGCTTCACACCGGATGGGCGGGGATTATTGACTTCTTCTGAAGACAGGAGAACTCGGCTGTGGAGTTTTCGGGGAGAGGAGCTAGCCGTCTTGGAGGGTGACTTCCGAGGTTTCACGCCGGATGAGCAAGGGTTAGTGACGTTCTCCATTAGGGACGGGAGAAGCCGACTGTGGAGTTTGCAGGGAGAGGAGCTAGTCATCCTTGAGGGCTATTTTCGAGACTTCACACCAGATGGGCAAGGGTTAATAACTTATTTCTATAACGATGGGAGAAGTCAGCTGTGGAGCTTACAGGGAGAGGGGCAAGCCATCCTTGAGGGCGAATTCCGAAGCTTTACGCCAGATGAGCAGGGATTAGTAACCTTTTCTAGTGATGGGAGAAGTCGACTGTGGAGCTTGCAAGGAGAGGAGCTAGCCATCTTTGAGGGTAACTTTCTAGGCTTCACGCCAGATCAGCAGGGATTAGTAACTTACTCTGACTACAAAACTCGGCTATGGAGTTTGCAGGGGGTCGATCGAGGTAGATTTGACGGACTTTTCAGAGGCTTTATGCCGGATGGGCAGGGGTTAGTCACTTCTCGATTAGGACAGTCTTCCACTTTTTGGGTTTCCTGGAAGACAAATTATTACCCTGTCGATGGGAATCTTGCAGGTTTCACGCCAGATGGGCAGGGGTTGGTAACTTTCTCTTCTCGCGACGGGAAAAGTCATCTGTGGAGTTTGCAGGGAGAGGACCGAGCCAGTTTCGAAGGCGAGTTTCTAGACTTCACACCCGATGGGCAGGAGTTGGTGACGTTCTCTTCTCGCGACGGGAGAAGTCGGCTATGGAATTTTCAAGGAGAGGAGCGAGTCAGCTTTGAGGGCGTATTCTTAGGTTTTGCGCCGGATGGGCAGAATCTAGTAACGTTCTCTTCCAGAGGAGGGAGAAGTCGTCTGTGGAGCTTGCAGGGGGAGGAACAAGGCAGCTTTGAGGGCGAGTTCCTAGGCTTCACGCCGGATGGGCAGGGCTTGGTGACTTTCTTTGCTCGGGACGAGAAAAGTCGGTTATGGAGTTTGCAGGGCGAGGAACAAGGCAGCTTTGAGGGTGAGTTCCTAGACTTCACACCGGATGGACAAGAACTGGCAACTTACTCGTATAGCGACGGAAGAATTCGGCTGTGGAGTTTGCAAGGAGAGGAACAAGGCAGCTTTGAGGGCGAGTTCCTAGGCTTCGCGCTAGATGGGCAGGGGTTAGTGACTGTCTCTAATAGCGACGGGAAAGTTCGGCTGTGGAGTTTGCAGGGGGAGGAGCGAGCCAGCTTTGAGGGTGAATTCCTAGGCTTCGCCCCAGATGAGCAGGGGTTAGTGATCTACTCTGAGATCGATGGGAAAAGCCGGCTGTGGAGTTTGCAGGGGGAGGAGCGAGCCAGCTTTGAGGGCGAGTTTCGAGGCTTTAGCGCTGACGGAAATATCTTGCTGACAGACTCAGATGACGGCCTTGCCAGATTGTGGTCTTTGTCGGGCGATTTGTTGGCTGAGTATCCAGGGCAGCTCTATGCTCCCTCTGAGCGCTATGCGAGTAGTCGTATTGATTCAAGTGGAAAATATCTGCTTGTCTCTTTTGACGACAATACTCATCAAGTTTGGCCGATTGATGGGGGGCTAGATGATCTGCTGCATCGGGGCTGTGATTGGCTTCAGGATTATCTAGCGACTCGTCCTGATGAAGCGATTGCCAAGTCTTGCCAGCAGCTAAATCGCTAG
- a CDS encoding NCS2 family permease: MRKQRSSALFIAQRYPKFSITASSQTLRCVITFEVLPYPFALGPGTGTAALFTFSIVLNMGMNWRLALTAVFVEGVLFTALSLSPFRRHIIDAIPASLKQAMVVGLGLFLSYIALSGNVAPPSLGAGIIVTSTATTTTLGSLKQPATLIAIAGILITAMLTVRRVKGALLLGIFSTASLGWLSGVAPLPEKILTIPQLPLDLVGQAITGSQYLTGSQLGNFFAAVFMLLFVCLADTISSLNVLGQQLNRVKPNGELHRSKQALLSNSLSTVSGSLFGCVPVIPYLDSAAGIFEGGRSGFVAIVIAMLFLVSAWFAPLFAAIPAFATAPVLLMIGVLMMSGVRAIDWNNLAEAIPAFLVILIMPLTFSVADGLAIGFIADAAIKMTQGKKQPVSKSSLTLAGIAVAYFLLTTLQP, translated from the coding sequence GTGAGAAAACAACGGAGCAGTGCCCTATTTATAGCCCAGCGTTATCCCAAGTTTTCAATTACAGCCAGTAGTCAAACACTCCGTTGCGTCATTACCTTTGAGGTCCTACCCTATCCCTTTGCACTAGGGCCGGGAACAGGGACTGCGGCGCTGTTTACGTTCTCGATCGTGCTGAACATGGGCATGAATTGGCGACTCGCGCTAACTGCCGTCTTCGTCGAAGGAGTTCTCTTTACCGCATTGTCGCTCAGTCCATTCCGTCGTCATATCATCGATGCAATTCCCGCTTCACTTAAGCAAGCAATGGTTGTTGGTTTAGGTTTGTTTCTCTCCTACATCGCGTTATCTGGCAATGTCGCGCCTCCAAGTTTGGGAGCAGGCATCATTGTAACCAGCACTGCAACGACGACTACTTTAGGATCTTTAAAGCAGCCCGCGACCTTGATTGCGATCGCAGGCATCTTGATAACAGCAATGCTGACGGTTCGACGGGTAAAAGGGGCGCTGTTGCTCGGAATTTTTAGTACAGCAAGCCTCGGTTGGCTCTCTGGTGTGGCTCCTCTGCCCGAAAAGATTCTGACGATACCTCAGTTGCCGCTCGATCTCGTTGGGCAAGCGATCACGGGAAGTCAATATCTTACCGGGTCACAACTCGGAAACTTTTTTGCTGCTGTGTTCATGCTGCTGTTTGTTTGTCTTGCAGACACGATTAGTTCGCTCAATGTTTTGGGACAGCAGCTAAACCGTGTGAAGCCTAATGGAGAACTGCATCGCTCAAAGCAAGCCCTACTCTCGAATTCTCTCAGCACCGTCTCTGGATCGCTCTTCGGCTGTGTGCCAGTAATTCCTTATCTTGACTCTGCCGCTGGTATCTTTGAGGGTGGACGCAGTGGATTCGTGGCGATCGTCATTGCGATGTTGTTTCTTGTTTCAGCCTGGTTCGCGCCACTGTTTGCGGCAATTCCTGCGTTTGCGACTGCACCGGTTCTCCTCATGATTGGGGTCTTGATGATGAGTGGTGTCCGCGCGATCGACTGGAATAACTTAGCTGAAGCCATTCCTGCCTTTCTGGTAATCTTGATTATGCCGCTGACGTTCTCGGTTGCAGATGGGCTGGCAATCGGCTTTATTGCGGATGCTGCGATCAAGATGACTCAAGGCAAGAAACAACCCGTGTCGAAATCGAGCTTGACGCTTGCGGGAATTGCAGTCGCTTACTTTCTGCTAACCACTTTGCAGCCTTAA
- a CDS encoding PAP/fibrillin family protein encodes MLQNLVFATLELRNTMASNTLRNSETSRNVLKDNLRAALTTHDGDPRHPSVIEIIENLATLNPTPVPTQTSQLLDGNWQLISAPIFPDGKRLADGTYCYTLGRLAFNMFQPQDLTVVIQQVFQPVLPMEEPMQRTHDIVVDFVIAHPNNPSLRGTVRNLGICKPASDTVLQVQFTGGVLEPAADTDLQQWNAIFENSKAPTHSSIKDWVQSQLLKLMFGLVPPKEINKETGRIEFQMRRSPKGSLTILYLDEELRITRGQRETVLVCERR; translated from the coding sequence ATGTTGCAAAATTTAGTGTTTGCAACACTAGAATTACGAAACACTATGGCTTCCAATACGCTCAGAAATTCTGAAACCTCTAGAAATGTCCTAAAAGACAATCTCCGCGCAGCATTAACAACCCACGATGGTGACCCACGCCATCCATCGGTTATCGAAATCATTGAGAACCTTGCAACCCTCAATCCCACCCCTGTCCCCACGCAAACTTCTCAATTGCTGGATGGAAACTGGCAACTCATTAGTGCCCCCATTTTCCCTGACGGTAAACGTCTGGCAGATGGTACCTACTGCTACACGCTGGGACGGTTGGCGTTCAATATGTTCCAACCGCAGGATCTAACGGTTGTGATCCAACAGGTTTTTCAACCCGTGCTGCCGATGGAAGAACCCATGCAGCGTACCCATGATATTGTGGTGGATTTTGTGATCGCCCATCCCAACAACCCATCACTCCGGGGCACAGTGCGTAACCTGGGCATCTGCAAACCTGCTAGTGATACAGTCCTCCAGGTGCAGTTTACAGGAGGCGTGTTAGAACCTGCCGCTGATACGGATCTGCAACAATGGAACGCAATTTTCGAGAACTCCAAGGCACCGACCCACAGCAGCATAAAGGATTGGGTTCAGAGCCAACTGCTCAAGCTGATGTTTGGGTTGGTTCCACCAAAAGAAATAAACAAAGAAACAGGACGCATTGAATTTCAGATGCGGCGATCGCCCAAAGGTTCCCTCACAATCCTGTATTTAGATGAAGAACTACGAATTACCCGAGGGCAACGGGAAACCGTTCTGGTTTGTGAAAGGCGTTAG
- a CDS encoding arsenic resistance protein, producing the protein MSQTEKLQSALILVAIVIGLLLGQIDWAAEKASGLIVPALMLMLFGIFLNLPLVRLGQAFQNYQVLVLSLGVNFLWTPVFAWGLGAIFLRSSPDLWVGLIMLMVTPCTDWYLVFTGIAQGNTALAAALLPWNLLLQMILLPIYLLVFAGLLIQVDRALLLQSGVLVLGVPILLAFVTRRVMPHLGSGWRQIPLKLATAQPLFLWGAIAAMFASQGQILLQRPDLLLKMLLPMLIFFGVNFYLGQAIGRVCRLSYENLACFTCTTLARNSPIALAIATSAFPDRPLISLALVIGPLIELPVLVLVSQRLLTMRSYRSASGANR; encoded by the coding sequence ATGAGCCAGACTGAGAAGTTGCAGTCGGCTCTGATTCTCGTTGCCATTGTCATCGGACTGCTGCTGGGACAGATTGATTGGGCTGCTGAAAAGGCGTCAGGGTTGATTGTCCCAGCCCTGATGCTAATGCTGTTTGGCATCTTTCTCAATCTTCCCCTCGTCCGGTTGGGGCAGGCCTTTCAGAACTACCAGGTGCTGGTTTTGAGCCTAGGGGTGAACTTTCTCTGGACACCTGTATTTGCCTGGGGGTTGGGCGCAATCTTTTTGCGCAGCTCGCCCGACCTCTGGGTTGGGCTGATCATGCTGATGGTCACTCCCTGCACCGACTGGTACCTCGTGTTTACCGGCATTGCCCAGGGCAATACGGCGCTCGCAGCCGCCCTCCTGCCCTGGAATTTGCTGCTGCAGATGATCCTGCTGCCTATATATCTGCTGGTCTTTGCCGGGCTGTTGATTCAGGTCGATCGGGCACTGCTGCTGCAAAGCGGTGTTCTGGTTCTGGGGGTACCGATCCTGCTGGCGTTTGTTACCAGGAGAGTGATGCCCCACTTGGGTTCCGGTTGGCGGCAGATTCCGCTCAAGCTAGCTACCGCTCAGCCGCTCTTTCTCTGGGGCGCAATCGCAGCCATGTTTGCCTCCCAAGGCCAAATCTTGCTGCAGCGGCCTGACCTGTTGCTGAAAATGCTGCTGCCGATGCTGATTTTCTTTGGCGTGAACTTTTACCTGGGACAGGCCATTGGGCGGGTTTGTCGCTTGAGCTATGAAAATTTGGCCTGCTTTACCTGTACGACGCTGGCCCGCAACTCGCCAATTGCGCTTGCGATCGCAACTTCAGCTTTTCCCGATCGCCCCTTAATTTCTCTGGCACTGGTGATCGGACCTTTAATTGAGCTGCCGGTGCTAGTGCTGGTGTCGCAGCGATTGTTGACGATGCGTTCTTATCGTTCGGCGTCGGGCGCAAACCGATAG